The following proteins are encoded in a genomic region of Anas acuta chromosome 28, bAnaAcu1.1, whole genome shotgun sequence:
- the SSR2 gene encoding translocon-associated protein subunit beta, with product MKLAILAVFALFYVAHCEEGARLLASKSLLNRYAVEGRDLTLQYNIYNVGSSAALDVELSDDSFPPEDFGIVSGMLNVKWDRIAPASNVSHTVVLRPLKAGYFNFTSATITYLAQEGGQVVVGFTSAPGQGGILAQREFDRRFSPHFLDWAAFGVMTLPSIGIPLLLWYSSKRKYDTPKTKKN from the exons aTGAAGCTTGCAATTCTTGCTGTGTTTGCCCTGTTCTACGTGGCCCACTGTGAAGAAGGTGCCAGGCTCCTGGCCTCCAAATCTCTATTAAACAGATATGCAGTGGAGGGGAGAGACTTGACTCTGCAGTACAACATCTACAATGTTGGTTCTAG TGCTGCTTTAGATGTGGAGCTGTCAGATGATTCTTTCCCTCCGGAGGATTTTGGCATTGTCTCTGGGATGCTCAATGTCAAGTGGGACAGGATTGCTCC AGCAAGCAATGTGTCCCACACTGTGGTTCTGCGGCCTCTCAAAGCTGGATATTTCAATTTCACCTCTGCTACCATCACGTATCTGGCACAGGAGGGTGGACAGGTTGTG GTTGGTTTCACAAGCGCTCCTGGGCAAGGAGGAATCTTGGCTCAGCGTGAGTTCGACAGGAGGTTCTCCCCTCACTTT CTGGACTGGGCAGCTTTTGGTGTGATGACTCTGCCCTCCATTGGGATCCCGCTGCTGCTGTGGTACTCGAGCAAGAGAAAGTATGACACCCCCAAGACCAAAAAGAACTGA
- the CTSS gene encoding cathepsin S isoform X1, with protein sequence MELLAYVAFLAVLAVVLGQPDPTLDWHWQLWKKAHGKEYRHQKEEGERRVTWERNLRLVTLHNLEHSLGLHSYQLGMNHLADMTSEEVSALLTGLKVPHGHNRSSMYQPQLGGSIPDTMDWREKGCVTEVKNQGACGSCWAFSAVGALEAQVKLKTGKLVSLSAQNLVDCSMMYGNKGCSGGFMTRAFQYIIDNNGIDSDESYPYMAQQAEVSSELHLDSFLKSFCNGTCQYNVSTRAATCSKYVELPYADEAALKDAVANIGPVSVAIDATQPTFFLYKSGVYDDPRCTQEVNHGVLVIGYGTLNDKDYWLVKNSWGVRFGDDGYIRMSRNHANHCGIASYASYPQI encoded by the exons ATGGAGCTGCTCGCATACGTTGCCTTCCTGGCCGTGCTGGCagtggtgctggggcagcctgACCCCACGCTGGATTGGCACTGGCAGCTCTGGAAGAAAGCCCATGGTAAAGAGTATCGTCACCAG aaagaggaaggggagcGACGCGTGACGTGGGAGAGGAACTTGCGCCTCGTGACGCTGCACAACCTGGAGCACTCCCTGGGGCTGCACTCCTATCAGCTAGGCATGAACCACCTGGCTGACATG ACCAGTGAGGAAGTGTCTGCTCTGCTGACTGGGCTGAAAGTTCCCCACGGACACAACCGGTCCTCCATGTACCAACCGCAGCTAGGCGGCAGCATCCCAGACACCATGGACTGGCGAGAGAAGGGCTGTGTCACGGAGGTGAAGAACCAG GGTGCCTGCGGGTCATGCTGGGCCTTCAGTGCTGTGGGAGCCCTTGAAGCCCAAGTGAAGCTGAAAACGGGGAAGCTGGTGTCCTTGAGCGCACAGAACCTGGTTGACTGCTCCATGATGTATGGGAACAAGGGCTGCAGTGGAGGTTTTATGACCAGAGCTTTCCAGTACATCATAGACAACAATGGGATTGACTCGGATGAATCCTACCCATACATGGCTCAG CAGGCAGAGGTTTCCAGTGAACTACATTTAGACAGTTTTTTGAAAAGCTTCTGT AACGGGACATGTCAATATAATGTTTCCACACGAGCTGCCACTTGCTCCAAGTATGTTGAGCTCCCATATGCTGATGAAGCAGCCCTGAAAGATGCTGTAGCCAATATTGGACCAGTCTCTGTTGCCATTGACGCAACCCAGCCCACATTCTTCTTGTACAAGTCAG GTGTGTATGATGACCCACGGTGCACACAGGAGGTGAATCATGGAGTACTCGTGATTGGTTATGGCACCCTAAATGATAAGGATTACTGGCTTGTGAAAAACAG TTGGGGTGTGCGTTTTGGTGACGATGGCTATATCCGCATGTCAAGAAACCATGCAAACCACTGTGGGATTGCCAGTTATGCCTCTTACCCACAAATATAG
- the CTSS gene encoding cathepsin S isoform X2, with translation MELLAYVAFLAVLAVVLGQPDPTLDWHWQLWKKAHGKEYRHQKEEGERRVTWERNLRLVTLHNLEHSLGLHSYQLGMNHLADMTSEEVSALLTGLKVPHGHNRSSMYQPQLGGSIPDTMDWREKGCVTEVKNQGACGSCWAFSAVGALEAQVKLKTGKLVSLSAQNLVDCSMMYGNKGCSGGFMTRAFQYIIDNNGIDSDESYPYMAQNGTCQYNVSTRAATCSKYVELPYADEAALKDAVANIGPVSVAIDATQPTFFLYKSGVYDDPRCTQEVNHGVLVIGYGTLNDKDYWLVKNSWGVRFGDDGYIRMSRNHANHCGIASYASYPQI, from the exons ATGGAGCTGCTCGCATACGTTGCCTTCCTGGCCGTGCTGGCagtggtgctggggcagcctgACCCCACGCTGGATTGGCACTGGCAGCTCTGGAAGAAAGCCCATGGTAAAGAGTATCGTCACCAG aaagaggaaggggagcGACGCGTGACGTGGGAGAGGAACTTGCGCCTCGTGACGCTGCACAACCTGGAGCACTCCCTGGGGCTGCACTCCTATCAGCTAGGCATGAACCACCTGGCTGACATG ACCAGTGAGGAAGTGTCTGCTCTGCTGACTGGGCTGAAAGTTCCCCACGGACACAACCGGTCCTCCATGTACCAACCGCAGCTAGGCGGCAGCATCCCAGACACCATGGACTGGCGAGAGAAGGGCTGTGTCACGGAGGTGAAGAACCAG GGTGCCTGCGGGTCATGCTGGGCCTTCAGTGCTGTGGGAGCCCTTGAAGCCCAAGTGAAGCTGAAAACGGGGAAGCTGGTGTCCTTGAGCGCACAGAACCTGGTTGACTGCTCCATGATGTATGGGAACAAGGGCTGCAGTGGAGGTTTTATGACCAGAGCTTTCCAGTACATCATAGACAACAATGGGATTGACTCGGATGAATCCTACCCATACATGGCTCAG AACGGGACATGTCAATATAATGTTTCCACACGAGCTGCCACTTGCTCCAAGTATGTTGAGCTCCCATATGCTGATGAAGCAGCCCTGAAAGATGCTGTAGCCAATATTGGACCAGTCTCTGTTGCCATTGACGCAACCCAGCCCACATTCTTCTTGTACAAGTCAG GTGTGTATGATGACCCACGGTGCACACAGGAGGTGAATCATGGAGTACTCGTGATTGGTTATGGCACCCTAAATGATAAGGATTACTGGCTTGTGAAAAACAG TTGGGGTGTGCGTTTTGGTGACGATGGCTATATCCGCATGTCAAGAAACCATGCAAACCACTGTGGGATTGCCAGTTATGCCTCTTACCCACAAATATAG